In Scophthalmus maximus strain ysfricsl-2021 chromosome 16, ASM2237912v1, whole genome shotgun sequence, the following proteins share a genomic window:
- the LOC118287250 gene encoding kinesin-like protein KIF20A isoform X7, producing the protein MESCFAGKPDRVGPVMVDDIRRDLQGDFDAFPAQDVVPSENLQVYLRVRPFTLTESDGGESQECVTIEGSDTVVLKAPRSCQSNRQSEKSLPQTAQRFTFTQVFGPEANQRRVFEGSVRGSVRDVLEGGNCLLFTYGVTNAGKTFTFLGPDHDSGLLPRSLSVIFSSIEGRLYARCDLKPQRCRDVSRLTPDQQAAESSSKRILLRLLRENDKGLTSGRSTFLEGSSVSTDNSMNSVADADSFSLDVESNVRFSVWVSFCEIYNDNIHDLLEQVPGGHHRRTVLRLSQDVKGNSFVKDLRWVQVNSSDEAYRVMKIGRKNQSFCSTRLNQASSRSHSIFSIRILRVDDVGVPRVLGISELSLCDLAGSERCSRTHNTGERLKEAGNINSSLLTLGKCINAMRLNQHAKFQHHVPFRESKLTHFLQFFFCGAGRVSMVVNINQNASCFDETLNVLKFSALAQKVVVVNSRPIAPDDAPHRSAMELSMIIDEADLRRDASGRGRRSSLVAWETSLEDVLEDGEEDEEEESVMEGTVLEAGSEEDEGEEEDRTMEEEEKSDRGAALRLVLEAQIREEVSSEFMELFNKMEKDYSDRLEKEREILEERAEKRVEILKNLVSKTVDLSVVNGNSSKEDQAAQLEGIISSMTEDLEKIREDAQSVHHCLTLHTHTAELEALRLEKQRSHEQLQEANEGLERQRQKLSELIDTCQQKDNVINRLQADVEDATQDKALVESIRSELHQVQENCRCLMRREEEEEEKSRKRQRNNLDDEDRGGQAKKRVVLEEEIWRLQEENEKKEETILQLRRGLEEGLRRQEEGLRRREEELRVHEEELRVHEEELRRQEEGLMRQEEELRIQGEELRVHEEELRVHEEELRRQEEELRIQGEGLRRQEEELIVQGEELRRREEGLRRREEEVEELKKEQVLLQQKVQELTGLDECHHCVSVSSSLESEQKETSRLTKENKALINGMFQLQTEVTGLQKQLKEKTDRCDSLSEQLTVAETRFQHLQSQSEEKSRSVVSLTEALEELRSRVQEEEGRGSSVFHAAMETLKTESRAALQRSADKSQQIQDLQMEKSRLEEKLRHSENRCAVITEESANQKAEFHRLRAELVSEGGALRSRLEEMEERREDERETREWQQQQQQKENTVSVVEELKEEMQRLQERRGRMGQYEEVKREMERLQRLKEEREKHTQDVHVSPLRSNMADRKKLPKTTGRKRKSCEVEELVISENKRNKVRANTRVHEQTSSVVKVKRDATLQKIEDLIHRSPLILGSKAKTFIGLVSGHSVEREAITTATRPRRGRRKLYKTDASTPLFDSPITTSGGAEEEKESDHLIIRRQLRSKTCRK; encoded by the exons atggaGTCTTGTTTCGCCGGGAAGCCGGACAGAGTCGGACCGGTGATGGTGGACGACATCCGCAGAGACCTGCAGGGTGACTTCGATGCGTTCCCAGCACAG GACGTGGTTCCATCAGAGAACCTGCAGGTTTACCTGAGGGTTCGACCGTTCACTTTGACGGAGAGCGACGGCGGAGAGTCACAG gAGTGTGTGACCATCGAGGGGTCGGACACCGTGGTCCTGAAGGCTCCCaggagctgtcaatcaaacagacagagcGAGAAGTCCCTCCCACAGACGGCCCAGAGGTTCACCTTCACACAG GTGTTCGGTCCAGAGGCCAATCAGAGGAGGGTGTTCGAGGGTTCTGTCCGTGGTTCGGTCCGAGACGTTCTGGAGGGAGGAAACTGTCTGTTGTTCACGTATGGAGTCACCAACGCCGGGAAGACCTTCACGTTCCTCG GTCCGGACCACGACTCCGGGCTGCTGCcccgctctctgtctgtcatcttCAGCAGCATCGAGGGGCGACTGTACGCTCGCTGTGACCTCAAGCCTCAACGCTGCAGAGACGTCAGCAGACTGACCCCAGACCAGCAGgcggcagagagcagcagcaagagGATCCTGCTGAGGCTGCTCCGAGAG aacGACAAAGGTCTGACGTCTGGACGATCAACGTTTCTTGAAG gCTCGTCTGTCAGCACTGACAACAGTATGAACAGCGTCGCTGACGCTGACAGTTTCAGTCTGGACGTCGAGTCAAACGTCCGTTTCTCTGTCTGGGTTTCATTCTGTGAGATTTACAACGACAACATCCACGACCTGCTGGAGCAG GTTCCTGGAGGTCACCACAGGAGGACGGTGCTGCGACTGTCCCAGGACGTCAAAGGAAACTCCTTCgtcaaag aCCTGCGGTGGGTCCAGGTGAACAGCTCTGATGAAGCCTACAGAGTGATGAAGATCGGGAGGAAGAACCAGAGTTTCTGCTCCACCAGACTGAACCAGGCGTCGAGCCGGAG TCACAGCATCTTCTCCATCAGGATCCTCAGAGTGGACGACGTCGGAGTTCCCAGAGTTCTCGGCATCAGCGA gttgtCCCTGTGCGACCTCGCCGGCTCAGAGCGTTGCTCTCGAACGCACAACACTGGAGAGAGACTGAAGGAGGCAGGAAACATCAACAGCTCTCTGCTGACGCTCGGGAAGTGCATCAACGCCATGAGGCTCAACCAGCACGCCAA GTTCCAGCACCATGTTCCCTTCAGAGAGTCCAAACTGACCCACTTCCTgcagttcttcttctgtggtgccGGACGTGTCTCCATGGTCGTCAACATCAACCAGAACGCTTCCTGTTTCGACGAGACGCTCAACGTCCTCAAGTTCTCTGCCCTCGCCCAGaag GTTGTGGTGGTGAACTCCAGGCCCATCGCCCCCGACGACGCCCCCCACAGGTCGGCCATGGAGCTGTCGATGATCATCGACGAGGCCGACCTCCGCAGAGACGCGTCGGGTCGGGGCAGGAGGAGCTCGCTGGTCGCCTGGGAGACGAGCCTGGAGGACGTGTTGGAGGATggtgaggaagacgaggaggaggagagtgtgatGGAGGGAACCGTGCTGGAGGCAGGaagtgaggaagatgagggagaggaagaggacaggactatggaggaagaagagaag tcggACAGGGGGGCGGCGCTGCGTCTGGTGCTCGAGGCTCAGATCAGAGAAGAGGTCAGCTCTGAGTTCATGGAGCTTTTTAACAAGATGGAGAAAGACTACAG tgatcgtctggagaaagagagggagatccTGGAGGAGCGAGCAGAGAAGAGAGTAGAGATCCTGAAGAACCTCGTCAGTAAGACGGTCGATCTGTCCGTCGTCAATGGCAACAGTAGCAAG GAGGACCAGGCTGCTCAGTTGGAGGGAATCATCAGCTCAATGACTGAAGATCTGGAGAAGATCAGAGAGGACGCTCAGAGTGTTCACCACTGTCTGactttacatacacacactgcag AGCTGGAGGCGCTGCGATTGGAGAAGCAGCGGTCAcatgagcagctgcaggaagctAACGAG GGTCTGGAACGGCAGAGGCAGAAGCTGTCGGAGCTGATTGACACGTGTCAGCAGAAAGACAACGTCATCAATAGACTGCAGGCGGACGTGGAGGACGCCACCCAagac aaAGCTCTGGTGGAATCGATCAGGTCGGAGCTGCATCAGGTTCAGGAGAACTGCCGCTGTCTGATgcgacgagaggaggaagaggaggagaagagcaggaaACGCCAGCGTAACAATCTGGatgacgaggacagaggaggacaggccAAGAAAAGAG tggttctggaggaggagatctgGAGGCTTCAGGAGGAGAacgagaagaaggaggagaccATCCTCCAGCTGAGGAGGGGGCTGGAGGAAGGTctgaggagacaggaagaggggctgaggagaagggaggaggagttgAGGGTACATGAGGAGGAGTTGAGGGTACATGAGGAGGAGttgaggagacaggaggaggggttgatgagacaggaggaggagctgaggataCAGGGGGAGGAGTTGAGGGTACATGAGGAGGAGTTGAGGGTACATGAGGAGGAGttgaggagacaggaggaggagctgaggataCAGGGGGAAGGGctgaggagacaggaagaggagttGATTGTACAGGGGGAGGAgttgaggagacgagaggaggggctgaggagacgagaggaggaggtggaggagttgaAGAAGGAGCAGGTTTTGCTGCAGCAGAAGGTTCAGGAGTTGACAG GCTTGGACGAGTGTCATCACTGCGTCTCCGTGTCCTCGTCTCTGGAGTCGGAGCAGAAGGAAACGTCCCGACTGACGAAGGAGAACAAAGCTCTGATCAACGGAATGTTCCAGCTGCAGACGGAG GTCACTGGTCTCCAGAAGCAGCTCAAAGAGAAGACTGATAGATGCGACAGCCTATCAGAGCAGCTCACCGTCGCAGAGACACGCTTCCAGCACCTGCAGAGCCAgtcagaggagaagagcagaaGCGTCGTCAGTCTGACAGAAGCGCTGGAGGAACTGAGAAGCAGAGTCCAG gaggaggaggggcggggcagCAGTGTTTTCCACGCTGCCATGGAGACGCTGAAGACGGAGAGTCGTGCAGCGCTTCAGAGATCAGCtgacaaatcacaacagatCCAGGATCTGCAGATGGAAAAGAGTCGACTGGAGGAAAAGCTGAGGCACAG TGAGAACAGGTGTGCGGTGATCACAGAggagtcggccaatcagaaagCAGAATTCCACCGACTGAGGGCGGAGCTAGTGTCAGAGGGTGGAGCTCTTCGATCGAgactggaggagatggaggagagaagagaggacgagagagagacacgag agtggcagcagcagcagcagcagaaggagaacACGGTGTcagtggtggaggagctgaaggaggagatgcagaggctccaggagaggaggggcaggaTGGGGCAGtatgaggaggtgaagagagagatggagagactaCAGAGActaaaggaggagagagagaaacacacacaggacgttCATGTCTCTCCTCTGAGATCCAACATGGCCGACAGGAAGAAACTCCCCAAAACTaccgggaggaagaggaagagctgcGAGGTGGAG gagctGGTGATCAGTGAGAACAAGAGAAACAAAGTGAGAGCAAACACTCGGGTTCATGAGCAG ACGTCTTCGGTGGTGAAAGTCAAAAGAGATGCGACTCTGCAGAAGATTGAAGACTTGATCCACAGATCACCTTTAATCCTGGGcagcaaag CTAAAACCTTCATCGGCCTCGTCAGTGGTCACTCGGTGGAGAGGGAGGCAATTACCACAGCAACCAGACCCCGGCGAGGACGGAGGAAGCTTTATAAGACGGACGCTTCGACGCCGCTGTTCGACTCCCCGATCACG ACGTccggaggagccgaggaggagaaggagagcgatCACCTCATCATCAGGAGACAGCTGCGCTCCAAGACCTGCCGGAAGTGA
- the LOC118287250 gene encoding kinesin-like protein KIF20A isoform X1 — MDPSLQTMSRPWCCRVPLKHTTRAVMESCFAGKPDRVGPVMVDDIRRDLQGDFDAFPAQDVVPSENLQVYLRVRPFTLTESDGGESQECVTIEGSDTVVLKAPRSCQSNRQSEKSLPQTAQRFTFTQVFGPEANQRRVFEGSVRGSVRDVLEGGNCLLFTYGVTNAGKTFTFLGPDHDSGLLPRSLSVIFSSIEGRLYARCDLKPQRCRDVSRLTPDQQAAESSSKRILLRLLRENDKGLTSGRSTFLEGSSVSTDNSMNSVADADSFSLDVESNVRFSVWVSFCEIYNDNIHDLLEQVPGGHHRRTVLRLSQDVKGNSFVKDLRWVQVNSSDEAYRVMKIGRKNQSFCSTRLNQASSRSHSIFSIRILRVDDVGVPRVLGISELSLCDLAGSERCSRTHNTGERLKEAGNINSSLLTLGKCINAMRLNQHAKFQHHVPFRESKLTHFLQFFFCGAGRVSMVVNINQNASCFDETLNVLKFSALAQKVVVVNSRPIAPDDAPHRSAMELSMIIDEADLRRDASGRGRRSSLVAWETSLEDVLEDGEEDEEEESVMEGTVLEAGSEEDEGEEEDRTMEEEEKSDRGAALRLVLEAQIREEVSSEFMELFNKMEKDYSDRLEKEREILEERAEKRVEILKNLVSKTVDLSVVNGNSSKEDQAAQLEGIISSMTEDLEKIREDAQSVHHCLTLHTHTAELEALRLEKQRSHEQLQEANEGLERQRQKLSELIDTCQQKDNVINRLQADVEDATQDKALVESIRSELHQVQENCRCLMRREEEEEEKSRKRQRNNLDDEDRGGQAKKRVVLEEEIWRLQEENEKKEETILQLRRGLEEGLRRQEEGLRRREEELRVHEEELRVHEEELRRQEEGLMRQEEELRIQGEELRVHEEELRVHEEELRRQEEELRIQGEGLRRQEEELIVQGEELRRREEGLRRREEEVEELKKEQVLLQQKVQELTGLDECHHCVSVSSSLESEQKETSRLTKENKALINGMFQLQTEVTGLQKQLKEKTDRCDSLSEQLTVAETRFQHLQSQSEEKSRSVVSLTEALEELRSRVQEEEGRGSSVFHAAMETLKTESRAALQRSADKSQQIQDLQMEKSRLEEKLRHSENRCAVITEESANQKAEFHRLRAELVSEGGALRSRLEEMEERREDERETREWQQQQQQKENTVSVVEELKEEMQRLQERRGRMGQYEEVKREMERLQRLKEEREKHTQDVHVSPLRSNMADRKKLPKTTGRKRKSCEVEELVISENKRNKVRANTRVHEQTSSVVKVKRDATLQKIEDLIHRSPLILGSKAKTFIGLVSGHSVEREAITTATRPRRGRRKLYKTDASTPLFDSPITTSGGAEEEKESDHLIIRRQLRSKTCRK; from the exons tgatggaGTCTTGTTTCGCCGGGAAGCCGGACAGAGTCGGACCGGTGATGGTGGACGACATCCGCAGAGACCTGCAGGGTGACTTCGATGCGTTCCCAGCACAG GACGTGGTTCCATCAGAGAACCTGCAGGTTTACCTGAGGGTTCGACCGTTCACTTTGACGGAGAGCGACGGCGGAGAGTCACAG gAGTGTGTGACCATCGAGGGGTCGGACACCGTGGTCCTGAAGGCTCCCaggagctgtcaatcaaacagacagagcGAGAAGTCCCTCCCACAGACGGCCCAGAGGTTCACCTTCACACAG GTGTTCGGTCCAGAGGCCAATCAGAGGAGGGTGTTCGAGGGTTCTGTCCGTGGTTCGGTCCGAGACGTTCTGGAGGGAGGAAACTGTCTGTTGTTCACGTATGGAGTCACCAACGCCGGGAAGACCTTCACGTTCCTCG GTCCGGACCACGACTCCGGGCTGCTGCcccgctctctgtctgtcatcttCAGCAGCATCGAGGGGCGACTGTACGCTCGCTGTGACCTCAAGCCTCAACGCTGCAGAGACGTCAGCAGACTGACCCCAGACCAGCAGgcggcagagagcagcagcaagagGATCCTGCTGAGGCTGCTCCGAGAG aacGACAAAGGTCTGACGTCTGGACGATCAACGTTTCTTGAAG gCTCGTCTGTCAGCACTGACAACAGTATGAACAGCGTCGCTGACGCTGACAGTTTCAGTCTGGACGTCGAGTCAAACGTCCGTTTCTCTGTCTGGGTTTCATTCTGTGAGATTTACAACGACAACATCCACGACCTGCTGGAGCAG GTTCCTGGAGGTCACCACAGGAGGACGGTGCTGCGACTGTCCCAGGACGTCAAAGGAAACTCCTTCgtcaaag aCCTGCGGTGGGTCCAGGTGAACAGCTCTGATGAAGCCTACAGAGTGATGAAGATCGGGAGGAAGAACCAGAGTTTCTGCTCCACCAGACTGAACCAGGCGTCGAGCCGGAG TCACAGCATCTTCTCCATCAGGATCCTCAGAGTGGACGACGTCGGAGTTCCCAGAGTTCTCGGCATCAGCGA gttgtCCCTGTGCGACCTCGCCGGCTCAGAGCGTTGCTCTCGAACGCACAACACTGGAGAGAGACTGAAGGAGGCAGGAAACATCAACAGCTCTCTGCTGACGCTCGGGAAGTGCATCAACGCCATGAGGCTCAACCAGCACGCCAA GTTCCAGCACCATGTTCCCTTCAGAGAGTCCAAACTGACCCACTTCCTgcagttcttcttctgtggtgccGGACGTGTCTCCATGGTCGTCAACATCAACCAGAACGCTTCCTGTTTCGACGAGACGCTCAACGTCCTCAAGTTCTCTGCCCTCGCCCAGaag GTTGTGGTGGTGAACTCCAGGCCCATCGCCCCCGACGACGCCCCCCACAGGTCGGCCATGGAGCTGTCGATGATCATCGACGAGGCCGACCTCCGCAGAGACGCGTCGGGTCGGGGCAGGAGGAGCTCGCTGGTCGCCTGGGAGACGAGCCTGGAGGACGTGTTGGAGGATggtgaggaagacgaggaggaggagagtgtgatGGAGGGAACCGTGCTGGAGGCAGGaagtgaggaagatgagggagaggaagaggacaggactatggaggaagaagagaag tcggACAGGGGGGCGGCGCTGCGTCTGGTGCTCGAGGCTCAGATCAGAGAAGAGGTCAGCTCTGAGTTCATGGAGCTTTTTAACAAGATGGAGAAAGACTACAG tgatcgtctggagaaagagagggagatccTGGAGGAGCGAGCAGAGAAGAGAGTAGAGATCCTGAAGAACCTCGTCAGTAAGACGGTCGATCTGTCCGTCGTCAATGGCAACAGTAGCAAG GAGGACCAGGCTGCTCAGTTGGAGGGAATCATCAGCTCAATGACTGAAGATCTGGAGAAGATCAGAGAGGACGCTCAGAGTGTTCACCACTGTCTGactttacatacacacactgcag AGCTGGAGGCGCTGCGATTGGAGAAGCAGCGGTCAcatgagcagctgcaggaagctAACGAG GGTCTGGAACGGCAGAGGCAGAAGCTGTCGGAGCTGATTGACACGTGTCAGCAGAAAGACAACGTCATCAATAGACTGCAGGCGGACGTGGAGGACGCCACCCAagac aaAGCTCTGGTGGAATCGATCAGGTCGGAGCTGCATCAGGTTCAGGAGAACTGCCGCTGTCTGATgcgacgagaggaggaagaggaggagaagagcaggaaACGCCAGCGTAACAATCTGGatgacgaggacagaggaggacaggccAAGAAAAGAG tggttctggaggaggagatctgGAGGCTTCAGGAGGAGAacgagaagaaggaggagaccATCCTCCAGCTGAGGAGGGGGCTGGAGGAAGGTctgaggagacaggaagaggggctgaggagaagggaggaggagttgAGGGTACATGAGGAGGAGTTGAGGGTACATGAGGAGGAGttgaggagacaggaggaggggttgatgagacaggaggaggagctgaggataCAGGGGGAGGAGTTGAGGGTACATGAGGAGGAGTTGAGGGTACATGAGGAGGAGttgaggagacaggaggaggagctgaggataCAGGGGGAAGGGctgaggagacaggaagaggagttGATTGTACAGGGGGAGGAgttgaggagacgagaggaggggctgaggagacgagaggaggaggtggaggagttgaAGAAGGAGCAGGTTTTGCTGCAGCAGAAGGTTCAGGAGTTGACAG GCTTGGACGAGTGTCATCACTGCGTCTCCGTGTCCTCGTCTCTGGAGTCGGAGCAGAAGGAAACGTCCCGACTGACGAAGGAGAACAAAGCTCTGATCAACGGAATGTTCCAGCTGCAGACGGAG GTCACTGGTCTCCAGAAGCAGCTCAAAGAGAAGACTGATAGATGCGACAGCCTATCAGAGCAGCTCACCGTCGCAGAGACACGCTTCCAGCACCTGCAGAGCCAgtcagaggagaagagcagaaGCGTCGTCAGTCTGACAGAAGCGCTGGAGGAACTGAGAAGCAGAGTCCAG gaggaggaggggcggggcagCAGTGTTTTCCACGCTGCCATGGAGACGCTGAAGACGGAGAGTCGTGCAGCGCTTCAGAGATCAGCtgacaaatcacaacagatCCAGGATCTGCAGATGGAAAAGAGTCGACTGGAGGAAAAGCTGAGGCACAG TGAGAACAGGTGTGCGGTGATCACAGAggagtcggccaatcagaaagCAGAATTCCACCGACTGAGGGCGGAGCTAGTGTCAGAGGGTGGAGCTCTTCGATCGAgactggaggagatggaggagagaagagaggacgagagagagacacgag agtggcagcagcagcagcagcagaaggagaacACGGTGTcagtggtggaggagctgaaggaggagatgcagaggctccaggagaggaggggcaggaTGGGGCAGtatgaggaggtgaagagagagatggagagactaCAGAGActaaaggaggagagagagaaacacacacaggacgttCATGTCTCTCCTCTGAGATCCAACATGGCCGACAGGAAGAAACTCCCCAAAACTaccgggaggaagaggaagagctgcGAGGTGGAG gagctGGTGATCAGTGAGAACAAGAGAAACAAAGTGAGAGCAAACACTCGGGTTCATGAGCAG ACGTCTTCGGTGGTGAAAGTCAAAAGAGATGCGACTCTGCAGAAGATTGAAGACTTGATCCACAGATCACCTTTAATCCTGGGcagcaaag CTAAAACCTTCATCGGCCTCGTCAGTGGTCACTCGGTGGAGAGGGAGGCAATTACCACAGCAACCAGACCCCGGCGAGGACGGAGGAAGCTTTATAAGACGGACGCTTCGACGCCGCTGTTCGACTCCCCGATCACG ACGTccggaggagccgaggaggagaaggagagcgatCACCTCATCATCAGGAGACAGCTGCGCTCCAAGACCTGCCGGAAGTGA